In one Nicotiana sylvestris chromosome 8, ASM39365v2, whole genome shotgun sequence genomic region, the following are encoded:
- the LOC138875734 gene encoding uncharacterized protein produces MVDEKVLLKVLLMKGNMRFRKKGKLSPRFIGPFQVLERIRKVACKLSLPPSLLGVHPVFHVSMLRKYHADRSHVLDYSTFQLDEILGYEEEPIVIVDRQVHQLRSKKILR; encoded by the coding sequence atggtggacgagaaggttctcttgaaagtcttgtTGATGAAGGGTAACatgaggttcagaaagaaggGAAAGCTGAGTCcgaggttcattggtccatttcaGGTGTTGGAGCGAATTAGAAAGGTTGCTTGCAAGCTTTCTTTGCCTCCCAGTCTATTGGGAGTTCATCCGGTTttccatgtatctatgctccggaagtaccaTGCTGACCGGTCACATGTGTTAGATTATAGCACATTTCAGCTAGATGAGatcttgggttatgaggaggagccaattgTCATTGTTGACAGGCAGGTCCACCAGTTGAGGTCTAAGAAGATTTTACGATAA